A window of Numenius arquata chromosome 6, bNumArq3.hap1.1, whole genome shotgun sequence contains these coding sequences:
- the LRP4 gene encoding low-density lipoprotein receptor-related protein 4 → MSRFNKPGLGMHTIGGIIPPSCTVDAEMTALMLSGLNDVSAEMICGLCEECVFYLGVTSSTECSCGRNHFTCAVSAFGECTCIPAQWQCDGDNDCGDHSDEDGCMLPTCSPLDFHCDNGKCIRRSWVCDGDNDCEDDSDEQDCPPRECEEDEFSCQNGYCIRSLWHCDGDNDCGDNSDEQCDMRKCSEKEFRCSDGSCIAEHWFCDGDTDCKDGSDEENCPSDVPAATCSLEEFQCAYGRCILDIYHCDGDDDCGDWSDESDCSSHQPCRSGEFMCNSGLCINAGWRCDGDFDCDDQSDERNCTTSMCTADQFRCKSGRCVRLSWRCDGEDDCSDNSDEENCENTGTPQCAPDQFLCGNGRCIGQRKLCNGANDCGDGSDESPHQNCRPRTGEENCNVNNGGCAQKCQMVRGMVQCTCHTGYRLLEDGRSCQDVNECAEEGYCSQGCTNSEGGFQCWCEQGYELRPDKRSCKALGPEPVLLFANRIDIRQVLPHRSEYTLLLNNLENAIALDFHHSKELVFWSDVTLDRIMRANLNGSNVEEVVSTGLESPGGLAIDWIHDKLYWTDSGTSRIEVANLDGTHRKVLLWQNLEKPRAIALHPMEGTIYWTDWGNTPRIEYSNMDGSNRRIIADTHLFWPNGLTIDYAGHRMYWVDAKHHVIERADLDGRNRKAVISQGLPHPFAITVFEDSLYWTDWHTKSINSANKFTGKNQEIIRNKLHFPMDIHTLHPQRQPAGRNRCGANNGGCTHLCLPSSKDYTCACPTGFRKTSSHACAQSLDKFLLFARRMDIRRISFDTDDLSDDVIPLADVRSAVALDWDSKDDYVYWTDVSTDSISRAKWDGSSQEVVVDTSLESPAGLAIDWVTNKLYWTDAGTDRIEVSNTDGTMRTVLIWENLDRPRDIVVDPVGGFMYWTDWGASPKIERAGMDASNRLVIISSNLTWPNGLAIDYESQRLYWADAGMKTIEYASLDGNNRKVLIGSNLPHPFGLTLYGERIYWTDWQAKSIQSADRRTGQARETLQDNLENLMDIHVFHRHRPPVRTACEVGNGGCSHLCLLAPLPKGYSCTCPTGINLQSDGKTCSPGMTSFLIFARRTDIRMVSLDIPYFADVVISVNVTMKNTIAIGVDPREGKVYWSDSTLRKISRAALDGSQFEDIITTGLLTTDGLAVDAIGRKIYWTDTGTNRIEVGNLDGSMRKVLVWQNLDSPRAIALYHEMGYMYWTDWGENAKLERSGMDGSGRVVLISNNLGWPNGLAVDKAGSQLLWADAHTERIEAADLNGANRRTLLSPVQHPYGLTLLDSYIYWTDWQTRSIHRADKDTGANVILVRANLPGLMDIQAVDRARPLGFNKCGVRNGGCSHLCLPHPTGFSCACPTGIQLKRDEQTCDSSPETYLLFSSRASIRRISLDTSDHTDVHIPVPELNNVISLDYDSVDGKIYYTDVFLDVIRRSDLNGSNMETVIGQGLKTTDGLAVDWVARNLYWTDTGRNTIEVARLDGSSRKVLINNSLDEPRAIAVFPKKGYLFWTDWGHIAKIERANLDGSERKILINTDLGWPNGLTLDYDTRRIYWVDAHLDRIESCDLNGKLRQVLVSHVSHPFALTQQDRWIYWTDWQTKSIQRVDKYSGRNKETVLANVEGLMDIIVVSPQRQTGTNACGVNNGGCTHLCFARASDFVCACPDEPDGRPCSTIPGMVPPGPEPTRVSARSQTPPGRVDTSTTKPLTSLEAVEGNCSDKDARRGLCTHANEAVLATMGEGLHVSYIIGGLLSILFILLLIAALIIYRHNKSKFTDPGLGNLTYSNPSYRTSTQEVKIEAIPKPTMYNQLCYKKETGPDHSYTKEKIKIVEGICLLSSDDSEWDDLKQIRSSRGGILRDHVCMKTDTVSIQASSGSLDDTETEQLLQEEQSECSSVNTAAATPERRGSLPDTGWKHQRKPSTESEV, encoded by the exons gtgTTACAAGTAGCACGGAATGCTCCTGTGGACGTAATCATTTTACCTGTGCTGTCAGTGCTTTTGGTGAATGCACGTGCATCCCTGCTCAGTGGCAATGTGACGGAGACAACGATTGCGGGGACCACAGCGATGAAGATGGCTGCA TGCTGCCCACTTGCTCCCCCTTGGACTTCCACTGCGACAACGGGAAGTGTATCCGCCGGTCCTGGGTCTGCGATGGAGACAATGACTGTGAGGATGACTCTGATGAACAGGACTGCC CTCCACGGGAGTGTGAGGAAGATGAGTTCTCATGTCAGAATGGATACTGCATCCGCAGCCTGTGGCACTGTGATGGTGACAACGACTGTGGTGACAACAGCGATGAGCAGTGTG ATATGAGAAAATGCTCAGAGAAGGAGTTCCGTTGCAGTGACGGTAGCTGCATAGCTGAGCACTGGTTCTGTGATGGTGACACAGACTGCAAGGATGGCTCAGATGAAGAGAATTGCC CGTCAGATGTTCCAGCTGCCACCTGCAGCTTGGAGGAGTTCCAGTGTGCGTATGGACGCTGCATCTTGGACATCTACCACTGTGATGGCGATGATGACTGCGGGGACTGGTCTGATGAATCTGACTGCT CATCTCACCAGCCTTGTCGCTCTGGGGAGTTCATGTGCAACAGCGGCTTGTGCATTAACGCTGGTTGGAGGTGTGATGGAGACTTCGACTGTGATGACCAGTCAGATGAGAGGAACTGCA CTACATCTATGTGCACAGCTGACCAGTTCCGCTGTAAATCAGGACGCTGCGTCCGTCTGTCCTGGCGTTGTGATGGGGAAGATGACTGCTCTGACAATAGTGATGAGGAGAACTGTGAGAACACAG GAACCCCTCAGTGTGCCCCAGACCAGTTCCTTTGTGGGAACGGGCGTTGTATTGGccagaggaagctgtgcaatggaGCAAATGATTGTGGAGATGGCAGCGATGAGAGCCCGCATCAAAACTGCC GTCCACGAACTGGGGAGGAGAACTGCAATGTCAACAATGGTGGCTGTGCTCAGAAGTGCCAGATGGTACGAGGGATGGTGCAGTGCACCTGCCACACAGGTTACAGGCTCCTGGAAGATGGTCGATCATGCCAAG ATGTGAATGAATGTGCTGAGGAAGGctactgcagccaaggctgtacCAACAGTGAAGGAGGCTTCCAGTGCTGGTGTGAGCAAGGCTATGAGCTGCGACCTGACAAGCGTAGCTGCAAAGCTCTAG GGCCAGAGCCAGTGCTGCTCTTTGCCAATCGAATTGATATCCGACAAGTGTTGCCTCATCGCTCAGAGTATACGCTGCTCCTCAACAACCTGGAAAATGCCATTGCCCTTGACTTCCACCACAGCAAGGAGCTGGTGTTTTGGTCTGATGTCACTCTCGATCGCATCATGAGGGCCAATCTGAACGGTAGCAATGTGGAGGAGGTGGTTTCCACAGGGCTGGAGAGCCCAG GTGGACTTGCTATTGACTGGATCCACGACAAATTATACTGGACAGACTCTGGGACATCTCGAATTGAAGTAGCAAACTTGGATGGCACTCACAGGAAAGTGCTTTTGTGGCAGAATCTGGAGAAGCCCCGAGCAATTGCCCTACATCCTATGGAGGG CACTATCTACTGGACCGACTGGGGCAACACTCCCCGCATTGAGTATTCCAACATGGATGGCTCTAATCGGCGCATCATTGCGGACACACACCTCTTCTGGCCCAATGGACTGACCATTGACTACGCAGGACATCGAATGTACTGGGTGGATGCCAAACATCATGTCATTGAGAGAGCCGACCTTGATGGGCGGAATAGGAAGGCTGTTATTAGCCAAG GCCTCCCGCACCCATTTGCTATCACTGTGTTTGAGGACAGTTTGTACTGGACAGACTGGCACACCAAGAGCATCAACAGCGCCAACAAGTTCACAGGCAAGAACCAGGAGATCATCCGCAACAAACTCCACTTCCCTATGGACATCCACACGCTGCATCCTCAGCGCCAGCCAGCAG GGAGAAACCGTTGTGGGGCCAACAACGGGGGCTGTACTCACCTCTGCCTGCCGAGCAGCAAGGATTACACCTGCGCCTGCCCCACGGGCTTCCGCAAGACCAGCAGCCATGCCTGCGCCCAGA GTCTTGACAAGTTCCTGCTTTTTGCCCGAAGGATGGACATCCGTCGGATCAGCTTTGACACAGATGACCTGTCAGATGATGTCATCCCCCTTGCTGATGTTCGCAGCGCTGTGGCTCTAGACTGGGACTCAAAGGATGACTACGTCTACTGGACAGATGTTAGCACCGACTCAATCAGCCGAGCAAAATGGGATGGATCAAGTCAAGAG gtTGTAGTGGACACCAGCTTGGAAAGTCCAGCTGGACTGGCAATTGACTGGGTCACCAACAAGCTATACTGGACTGATGCAG GAACAGATCGGATAGAGGTCTCCAACACAGATGGGACCATGAGAACTGTTCTAATCTGGGAGAACCTAGACAGACCTAGAGATATTGTGGTGGACCCTGTTGGAGG GTTCATGTACTGGACTGACTGGGGAGCCAGCCCAAAAATTGAGCGTGCTGGTATGGATGCCTCAAACCGCTTGGTGATCATTTCTTCCAACCTGACATGGCCTAACGGCTTGGCCATTGACTACGAGTCGCAGCGCTTGTACTGGGCAGACGCAGGCATGAAGACCATCGAGTATGCCAGTCTGGACGGGAACAACAGGAAG GTGCTGATTGGGAGCAATCTGCCTCACCCCTTTGGACTTACTCTTTATGGCGAGAGAATCTACTGGACAGACTGGCAGGCCAAAAGCATCCAGAGCGCAGATAGAAGGACTGGGCAGGCTCGGGAAACGCTGCAGGACAATCTGGAGAATCTTATGGATATTCATGTTTTCCACCGGCACAGGCCACCAG TGCGTACAGCATGTGAAGTTGGCAATGGAGGCTGCAGCCACCTGTGCCTTTTGGCACCTCTTCCAAAAGGTTACAGCTGTACCTGCCCTACTGGGATCAACCTGCAATCTGATGGCAAGACCTGCTCCCCTG GAATGACCAGCTTTCTGATCTTTGCCAGAAGGACTGACATCCGCATGGTGTCTCTGGATATTCCCTACTTTGCAGATGTTGTCATCTCGGTCAACGTCACCATGAAGAACACCATTGCAATTGGAGTGGATCCTCGTGAAG GAAAGGTTTACTGGTCAGACAGTACTCTGCGGAAAATCAGCCGGGCTGCCCTAGATGGCTCACAATTTGAAGACATCATCACTACAG gtCTGTTGACTACAGATGGACTTGCTGTGGATGCTATTGGCAGGAAGATATATTGGACAGATACAGGAACAAACCGGATTGAAGTGGGCAACCTTGATGGCTCCATGAGGAAAGTCTTGGTCTGGCAGAACCTGGACAGCCCTCGGGCAATAGCTTTATACCATGAGATGGG GTACATGTACTGGACGGACTGGGGTGAGAATGCCAAGCTGGAACGCTCTGGGATGGATGGCTCTGGACGTGTGGTGTTGATCAGCAATAACCTGGGCTGGCCTAACGGACTGGCAGTGGATAAGGCTGGGTCCCAGCTGCTCTGGGCTGATGCACACACTGAG CGTATCGAGGCTGCAGATCTCAATGGTGCTAACCGCCGCACCCTGCTGTCTCCAGTGCAACATCCGTATGGCCTCACTTTGCTGGACTCTTACATTTACTGGACTGACTGGCAAACTCGCAGCATTCACAGGGCTGATAAGGACACTGGTGCCAACGTCATCTTGGTGAGGGCAAACCTGCCTGGCCTGATGGACATTCAAGCTGTTGATAGGGCACGGCCCCTGG GCTTCAATAAATGTGGAGTTCGTAATGGTGGCTGCTCTCACCTTTGCTTGCCTCACCCCACTGGCTTCTCCTGTGCCTGCCCCACTGGCATCCAGCTGAAGAGAGATGAGCAGACGTGTGACTCTTCTCCAGAGACCTACCTACTTTTCTCTAGCCGTGCTTCCATCCGTCGTATCTCGCTGGACACCAGTGACCACACAGATGTGCACATACCTGTCCCTGAGTTGAATAACGTCATTTCTCTGGACTATGATAGTGTTGATGGCAAGATTTACTACACGGATGTATTTCTTGATGTCATCAG GCGGTCTGATCTGAACGGCAGCAACATGGAAACTGTTATTGGTCAGGGTCTGAAGACTACAGATGGCCTGGCAGTGGACTGGGTTGCCAGGAACCTTTACTGGACAGACACGGGACGCAATACCATTGAAGTAGCTAGACTGGATGGAAGCTCCAGGAAAGTACTGATCAATAACAGCCTGGATGAGCCCCGAGCCATTGCTGTCTTTCCCAAGAAGGG GTACCTCTTCTGGACAGACTGGGGTCACATTGCTAAAATTGAACGAGCAAACTTGGATGGTTCTGAACGTAAAATCCTGATTAACACTGACCTGGGATGGCCCAATGGATTGACTTTGGATTATGACACCAGGAG GATTTACTGGGTGGATGCGCATCTTGATCGTATAGAGAGTTGTGATCTCAATGGGAAGCTACGGCAAGTGTTGGTCAGCCACGTGTCACATCCCTTTGCTCTGACACAG CAGGATAGGTGGATATACTGGACTGACTGGCAAACCAAATCTATCCAGAGAGTGGACAAATACTCTGGGCGGAACAAAGAGACAGTCCTAGCCAATGTTGAGGGACTGATGGACATCATTGTCGTTTCCCCTCAGAGACAGACAG GTACTAACGCTTGCGGAGTGAACAATGGAGGCTGCACTCACCTCTGCTTTGCCAGGGCTTCTGACTTCGTCTGCGCGTGTCCGGATGAACCAGATGGGCGGCCCTGCTCTACTA TTCCTGGCATGGTGCCCCCTGGTCCTGAACCCACCAGGGTAAGTGCGAGAAGTCAGACACCACCTGGCAGAGTAGATACCTCAACAACCAAACCTCTCACATCTCTGGAAGCAGTGGAAGGAAA CTGCTCTGATAAAGACGCAAGGCGAGGCTTGTGTACCCATGCCAACGAGGCAGTGTTGGCAACCATGG GAGAAGGACTGCATGTCAGCTACATTATTGGAGGTCTTCTCAGCATcttgtttattttgctgcttaTTGCTGCTTTAATTATATATAG GCATAATAAGTCCAAGTTCACGGACCCTGGCTTGGGGAACCTAACCTACAGTAATCCATCATATCGGACGTCTACCCAGGAGGTGAAGATTGAAGCGATTCCCAAACCAACGATGTACAACCAGTTGTGCTATAAGAAAGAG ACTGGTCCTGACCACAGCTACACCAAGGAGAAGATCAAGATTGTGGAGGGGATATGCCTTTTATCCAGTGATGATTCCGAGTGGGATGACCTTAAGCAGATTCGGAGCTCCCGAGGAGGGATCCTCCGTGACCACGTCTGCATGAAGACAGACACGGTCTCTATCCAGGCTAGTTCGGGTTCACTGGATGATACCGAAACTGAGCAGCTGCTACAGGAGGAACAGTCTGAATGCAGCAGTGTtaacacagcagcagccacaccTGAACGGCGTGGCTCACTCCCAGACACAGGCTGGAAACACCAACGCAAGCCCTCTACGGAGAGCGAGGTCTAA